A single window of Vibrio gazogenes DNA harbors:
- the hutC gene encoding histidine utilization repressor, with the protein MENSTTQMMCHLSQLIDDAPGPIYAKVKQAICRQIDTGEWQPDQRVPSESEMVKALSVSRMTINRALRELTDEGVLIRQQGVGTFVARKKSHSALFEVHNIADEIASRGHRHHAELIEITLAKATMEEAMNLGVRTNHRIFRATILHFENELPIQIEYRVVNAALAPDYDQQDFQHNGAYHYLMKVAPMTEGEHLVEAVLASPAECALLNIDASEPCLQIKRRTWCREQLVTNARLISPGSRFQLFGHFEQ; encoded by the coding sequence ATGGAAAATTCAACCACCCAGATGATGTGCCACTTGTCTCAATTGATCGATGATGCACCCGGTCCGATTTATGCCAAAGTCAAACAAGCGATTTGTCGTCAGATAGACACGGGAGAATGGCAACCGGATCAGAGAGTCCCGTCTGAGTCAGAGATGGTGAAAGCTTTAAGTGTCAGTCGCATGACCATCAATCGTGCGCTGCGGGAACTGACAGATGAAGGCGTTTTGATTCGTCAACAGGGGGTCGGTACTTTTGTCGCGAGAAAGAAATCTCATTCGGCGTTGTTTGAAGTGCACAATATTGCCGATGAGATAGCCAGTCGTGGTCATCGTCATCACGCAGAGCTGATTGAAATCACACTGGCAAAAGCGACGATGGAAGAAGCGATGAACCTTGGGGTCCGTACCAATCACCGTATTTTCCGTGCCACGATTCTCCATTTCGAGAATGAGCTGCCGATTCAAATCGAGTATCGCGTGGTCAATGCAGCACTGGCGCCTGATTATGATCAGCAGGATTTTCAGCACAATGGTGCTTACCATTATCTGATGAAAGTGGCTCCGATGACGGAAGGCGAGCATCTGGTTGAAGCGGTGCTTGCCTCTCCGGCAGAATGTGCATTACTCAACATTGACGCCTCGGAGCCGTGCTTGCAGATCAAACGTCGCACATGGTGTCGGGAGCAACTCGTCACCAATGCCCGCCTGATTTCTCCGGGGTCGAGATTCCAATTATTCGGTCACTTCGAGCAATAA